From the genome of Hydrogenophilus thermoluteolus, one region includes:
- a CDS encoding CvpA family protein: MNPFDLAVVAVIALSVVAGIWRGIVAELLSLAAWGIAIAAGWFWGEALGERVLATVFSDPRLRWLGGAVILALAVFLLSAILRALLGEVLKVTGLAAFDRFLGAWFGLARGVVVVVFVAQVLLWLGAEKTQWWQAAKTRPWVEAGLAEALLLLPDTVTQRVVQKGS, from the coding sequence ATGAATCCGTTCGATCTTGCTGTCGTTGCGGTGATTGCGCTCTCGGTGGTTGCGGGGATCTGGCGTGGAATCGTTGCCGAGTTGCTGTCGCTTGCCGCGTGGGGGATCGCGATCGCTGCGGGATGGTTTTGGGGAGAAGCGCTTGGTGAGCGGGTGCTGGCCACGGTCTTTTCCGATCCCCGCTTGCGCTGGTTGGGTGGTGCGGTGATCCTTGCCCTTGCGGTTTTCTTACTGAGCGCCATATTGCGCGCGCTCTTAGGCGAGGTGTTGAAAGTGACGGGTTTGGCCGCTTTCGACCGCTTTTTGGGCGCATGGTTCGGTTTGGCGCGCGGCGTGGTGGTCGTGGTTTTCGTCGCGCAAGTACTGTTGTGGTTGGGCGCGGAAAAGACCCAATGGTGGCAAGCTGCGAAGACGCGCCCGTGGGTAGAAGCCGGGTTGGCGGAAGCGCTCCTTCTCTTGCCGGATACGGTGACACAACGCGTGGTGCAAAAGGGGTCTTGA
- a CDS encoding SPOR domain-containing protein, with product MARQRAHHESVTDPVASSPSEALLRARRRFFGTLALFLLSLLILPFVMDSEPPASLPAPTVRLITEKQEVITLRSGAETAAHSESDANTAALSESAASATGEMPAGAVPRSAAEPSSGAAEPAESSAGSNAKTPEEGHSSQQSGAENAQNAAHDRPSQNGQKAPHERTEASAPSATPKPTQDKKNVPIWSEAKLSDTAKAQAALRGLASPQQPLTQFWYVQAGAFKDEAQAIRAVEQLRRAGYPAYLMSAQGGWYRIRVAPFVTEADAEAVTGKIAALVGGKPRVGAQRIAQ from the coding sequence ATGGCGCGACAACGTGCGCACCACGAATCCGTGACCGATCCGGTGGCTTCGTCACCCAGTGAGGCACTCTTACGGGCGCGGCGCCGCTTCTTCGGAACGCTCGCGCTCTTTCTTCTGAGTTTGCTCATCCTTCCGTTCGTGATGGATTCGGAACCCCCCGCATCGCTTCCTGCACCAACGGTTCGGCTCATCACGGAAAAGCAAGAGGTGATCACGCTTCGTTCTGGGGCGGAAACCGCTGCGCATTCGGAGTCGGATGCGAATACCGCGGCGCTATCTGAGTCCGCCGCTTCCGCCACAGGGGAGATGCCAGCGGGTGCGGTGCCGCGTTCGGCTGCGGAACCCTCCTCGGGTGCTGCAGAACCTGCCGAGTCGTCTGCCGGTAGCAACGCCAAAACGCCAGAGGAGGGGCACTCGTCCCAGCAAAGTGGGGCGGAGAACGCGCAAAATGCCGCTCACGATCGGCCCAGCCAGAACGGGCAGAAGGCCCCTCACGAACGAACGGAAGCCAGCGCACCATCCGCAACCCCGAAGCCCACTCAAGACAAAAAGAACGTACCGATCTGGTCCGAAGCAAAACTCAGCGATACCGCTAAGGCGCAGGCCGCGCTGCGTGGGTTGGCGTCGCCGCAGCAGCCCCTTACCCAGTTCTGGTACGTTCAGGCGGGTGCGTTCAAAGACGAAGCGCAGGCGATCAGAGCGGTCGAACAGCTTCGACGTGCCGGTTATCCTGCATATCTCATGTCTGCGCAGGGGGGGTGGTATCGCATTCGGGTCGCCCCTTTTGTCACCGAAGCGGACGCGGAAGCGGTAACGGGCAAAATCGCGGCGCTCGTCGGCGGCAAACCGCGCGTCGGGGCGCAGAGGATCGCGCAATGA
- the folC gene encoding bifunctional tetrahydrofolate synthase/dihydrofolate synthase, producing the protein MTPLSTTPLSPPSEHALPQSVDAWLARIEARGSEARIVLGLERVRAVWQRLWGDRPFPHPVITVAGTNGKGSTCAYLEAIYRAAGYRVGCYTSPHLVRFHERIRVGGVPIEDAALIAAFTAVETARDTVALTYFEFVTLAALWHFAQTSLDLVILEVGMGGRLDAVNLIDPDVAIVTTVDLDHQAWLGPDREAIGREKAGIFRTGRPAIVADPNPPQSLLNTAHALAAPLFRIGAEFGFEPQESQWRWWSTAAGQRAGLPAPALRGEGQWHNASAALMAVSLLRDRLPVPQQAVREGLLTATLPGRFQLLPGRPLLILDVAHNPQATAALAKNLRALRLPTPTYAIFGCYRDKPVEALVAPLVALIDRWWLVPTPGERGQDAAALEPVVTAAGARAVTVAKDVEAALAQAVKEAGPDDKIVVFGSFSIVGQALAWRDNVRTTNP; encoded by the coding sequence ATGACTCCTCTTTCCACAACGCCCCTTTCGCCACCGTCTGAGCACGCGTTGCCTCAGAGCGTCGACGCGTGGTTGGCGCGGATCGAGGCGCGCGGCAGTGAAGCGCGCATCGTGCTGGGATTGGAGCGCGTTCGGGCGGTTTGGCAGCGGTTGTGGGGCGATCGCCCGTTTCCTCATCCGGTGATCACCGTTGCCGGTACCAACGGCAAGGGCTCGACCTGCGCCTACCTGGAGGCAATTTATCGCGCCGCTGGCTACCGCGTCGGTTGCTATACCTCTCCGCATCTCGTGCGTTTCCACGAACGGATTCGGGTCGGCGGAGTACCGATCGAGGACGCAGCGCTCATCGCGGCGTTTACCGCGGTGGAAACGGCGCGTGACACCGTCGCCCTGACCTATTTCGAATTCGTGACCCTTGCAGCGTTGTGGCATTTTGCCCAGACATCACTCGATCTCGTCATTTTGGAAGTGGGGATGGGCGGACGGCTCGACGCCGTAAACCTGATCGATCCCGACGTTGCGATCGTCACGACCGTCGATCTCGACCACCAGGCGTGGCTGGGGCCGGACCGTGAAGCGATCGGGCGCGAGAAAGCGGGGATCTTCCGCACCGGACGTCCCGCGATCGTCGCCGATCCCAACCCCCCGCAAAGTCTTCTCAATACGGCACATGCCCTGGCTGCGCCTCTTTTTCGCATCGGGGCCGAGTTCGGGTTCGAACCGCAGGAATCCCAATGGCGGTGGTGGTCGACCGCAGCAGGGCAGCGTGCGGGTCTGCCCGCGCCCGCATTGCGTGGCGAGGGGCAGTGGCACAACGCGTCGGCTGCGTTGATGGCGGTTTCGCTGTTACGTGATCGGTTGCCGGTGCCCCAACAAGCGGTACGAGAGGGGCTGCTCACAGCGACGCTGCCGGGTCGTTTTCAACTGTTGCCGGGACGCCCCCTCTTGATCCTCGACGTTGCGCACAATCCGCAGGCCACTGCGGCGCTCGCGAAGAACCTCCGCGCGCTCCGCTTGCCCACGCCTACGTACGCGATCTTCGGCTGCTACCGTGACAAACCGGTCGAGGCGCTCGTTGCACCGCTCGTTGCCTTGATCGACCGCTGGTGGCTGGTGCCGACCCCTGGAGAACGCGGACAGGATGCAGCGGCGCTGGAACCGGTCGTTACCGCGGCAGGGGCGCGTGCCGTCACGGTTGCGAAAGATGTCGAGGCGGCGCTCGCGCAAGCGGTGAAGGAAGCTGGGCCGGATGATAAAATTGTTGTTTTCGGCTCCTTTTCGATCGTCGGACAGGCCTTGGCATGGCGCGACAACGTGCGCACCACGAATCCGTGA
- the accD gene encoding acetyl-CoA carboxylase, carboxyltransferase subunit beta translates to MNWLDKIIPPGIRRVTSGVRKSVPEGLWTKCQGCEAVLYSADLEANLRVCPQCGHHHRLGARARLDALLDPEGREPIGDEIRPVDPLRFKDSKRYTERLKEAQRATGEHDALVVVAGTVAQIPVVAAAFEFEFMGGSMGSVVGERFVRGVRAAVERRAAFISIAASGGARMQEGLLSLMQMAKTNAALAQLADARLPYLSILTDPTMGGVSASFAFMGDLVVAEPGALIGFAGPRVIQQTVRQTLPEGFQRAEFLLEKGAIDAVVDRRELKSWVARALGVLMAQPQPNSSEETATPEAEALSDPAHGQA, encoded by the coding sequence ATGAACTGGTTGGACAAGATCATTCCGCCGGGTATTCGGCGGGTCACGAGTGGGGTGCGCAAAAGCGTACCCGAAGGGTTGTGGACCAAATGCCAGGGGTGCGAAGCGGTACTCTATTCCGCCGACCTCGAAGCCAATCTGCGCGTCTGTCCCCAGTGTGGCCACCACCACCGTTTGGGCGCGCGCGCGCGACTCGACGCGCTACTCGACCCGGAAGGGCGTGAACCGATCGGTGACGAAATCCGGCCAGTCGATCCGCTGCGCTTCAAGGACAGCAAGCGCTATACTGAGCGCCTCAAAGAGGCGCAGCGCGCCACCGGTGAGCACGACGCATTGGTGGTGGTTGCGGGCACCGTGGCGCAAATCCCCGTCGTCGCCGCGGCGTTCGAATTCGAGTTCATGGGCGGATCGATGGGCTCGGTGGTGGGCGAGCGCTTCGTTCGTGGGGTGCGTGCCGCAGTCGAGCGCCGCGCCGCATTCATTTCGATTGCGGCAAGCGGGGGCGCTCGCATGCAGGAGGGGCTTCTCTCCCTGATGCAGATGGCAAAGACCAACGCGGCACTGGCGCAACTGGCAGACGCTCGCTTGCCTTATCTCTCGATCCTCACCGATCCGACGATGGGCGGTGTTTCTGCCAGTTTCGCGTTCATGGGCGATCTGGTCGTCGCCGAACCGGGGGCGTTGATCGGTTTTGCCGGGCCACGGGTGATCCAGCAGACCGTGCGTCAAACCTTACCCGAGGGATTCCAACGCGCCGAATTCTTGCTGGAGAAAGGTGCGATCGATGCCGTGGTCGATCGGCGCGAACTCAAATCGTGGGTTGCACGGGCACTGGGGGTGTTGATGGCCCAACCCCAACCCAACTCCAGTGAGGAGACAGCAACGCCTGAGGCAGAAGCGCTGTCCGATCCCGCGCACGGACAGGCGTGA
- the trpA gene encoding tryptophan synthase subunit alpha encodes MNAASNRIDTRFARLASEQRKALIPFVTAGFPTPEVTVPLMHAMVAAGADLIELGVPFSDPMADGPTIQRASEQALANGQTLAKTLAMVEAFRAQDRETPVVLMGYLNPIEAMGWTRFVSEAARVGVDGVLTVDLPPQEAHEPARLLQAAGIAPIFLLAPTSPETRARVVGELGRGYVYYVSLTGVTGAGHLDVAAVTERLEALRQWVTLPIAVGFGVKDAQSAQAIAKVADAVVVGSRLIEAIDADPANAIAAVSELLTTLRAAVDTVAATAEPRGSEKGNE; translated from the coding sequence ATGAATGCTGCTTCCAACCGCATCGACACCCGGTTCGCACGCCTTGCTTCCGAGCAGCGCAAAGCGCTGATTCCGTTCGTGACCGCGGGTTTTCCCACTCCGGAAGTAACCGTCCCGCTCATGCACGCGATGGTGGCGGCTGGGGCCGACCTGATCGAATTGGGCGTGCCTTTTTCCGACCCGATGGCAGACGGCCCGACGATTCAGCGCGCCAGTGAACAGGCGCTCGCAAACGGGCAGACGTTGGCGAAAACGCTCGCGATGGTCGAAGCGTTTCGCGCGCAAGACCGTGAGACTCCCGTCGTCCTGATGGGGTACCTCAATCCGATCGAAGCGATGGGGTGGACACGTTTCGTCTCCGAAGCCGCACGCGTGGGGGTCGACGGGGTGCTCACCGTCGACCTGCCTCCCCAAGAGGCGCACGAACCGGCTCGGTTGCTCCAAGCAGCTGGGATCGCACCGATCTTTCTGTTGGCACCCACCTCGCCAGAGACGCGCGCACGGGTGGTTGGCGAACTCGGTCGCGGCTACGTCTACTATGTGTCGCTCACCGGCGTGACAGGCGCAGGGCACCTCGACGTTGCCGCGGTGACTGAGCGCCTAGAAGCGTTGCGGCAGTGGGTCACGTTGCCCATTGCCGTGGGGTTTGGGGTCAAAGACGCTCAGTCGGCGCAAGCGATTGCCAAAGTAGCCGATGCTGTGGTCGTCGGTAGCCGTTTGATCGAAGCGATCGACGCCGATCCGGCCAACGCCATTGCCGCAGTCTCCGAATTGCTCACCACGCTGCGTGCAGCAGTCGATACGGTAGCGGCAACGGCGGAACCGCGCGGTAGCGAGAAAGGAAACGAATGA
- the trpB gene encoding tryptophan synthase subunit beta → MNAPQHKATVQPYAYPDANGHFGPYGGVFVAETLIPALEALTEAYEAAKDDPAFRAEFEADLKHYVGRPSPIYHAKRWSEALGGAQIYLKREDLNHTGAHKINNCIGQALLARRMGKPRVIAETGAGQHGVATATVAARFGLKCVVYMGAEDVQRQAANVYRMKLLGAEVVPVHSGSKTLKDALNEALRDWVTNVADTFYIIGTVAGPHPYPMMVRNFQAVIGRECLEQMPALVGRQPDYVIACVGGGSNAIGIFYPYLPYESVRLIGVEAAGEGIATGRHAASLTAGCPGVLHGNRTYLLQNEDGQIIETHSISAGLDYPGVGPEHAWLKEIGRAEYVAVTDDEALAAFHDLCRYEGIIPALESSHALAYAAKIAPTLAKDRILLVNLSGRGDKDMHTVAQRSGITL, encoded by the coding sequence ATGAACGCCCCCCAACACAAGGCAACAGTGCAACCCTACGCCTATCCCGACGCAAACGGCCATTTTGGTCCTTACGGAGGCGTGTTCGTCGCCGAAACGCTGATTCCTGCGCTCGAAGCGCTCACCGAAGCGTATGAAGCGGCGAAGGACGATCCGGCGTTTCGTGCTGAATTCGAAGCCGATCTCAAACACTACGTCGGGCGTCCGAGCCCGATCTACCATGCGAAACGTTGGTCGGAGGCGTTGGGTGGGGCGCAGATCTACCTCAAACGCGAAGACCTCAACCATACCGGGGCGCACAAGATCAACAACTGCATCGGGCAGGCGCTTTTGGCGCGCCGGATGGGCAAACCGCGCGTGATTGCCGAAACGGGCGCCGGGCAACATGGGGTCGCGACCGCAACAGTCGCAGCCCGATTCGGGCTCAAATGCGTCGTCTATATGGGGGCAGAGGATGTCCAGCGGCAGGCAGCGAACGTCTATCGCATGAAGCTCTTGGGTGCCGAGGTCGTGCCGGTCCATTCAGGGTCGAAAACCCTCAAAGATGCGCTTAACGAAGCGCTGCGTGACTGGGTCACCAATGTTGCGGACACCTTCTACATCATCGGAACCGTGGCCGGTCCCCACCCCTATCCGATGATGGTTCGCAATTTCCAAGCGGTGATCGGACGCGAATGCCTCGAACAGATGCCGGCGCTCGTCGGGCGACAGCCCGACTACGTGATCGCGTGTGTTGGCGGGGGATCGAACGCGATCGGCATCTTCTATCCCTACCTTCCGTACGAATCGGTGCGGCTCATTGGGGTCGAAGCCGCCGGCGAGGGGATCGCCACCGGGCGACATGCCGCGAGCCTCACCGCTGGCTGTCCAGGGGTGCTCCACGGCAACCGAACCTATCTCTTGCAAAACGAAGATGGGCAGATCATCGAAACCCATTCGATCTCGGCTGGCCTCGACTACCCGGGGGTTGGGCCGGAGCACGCGTGGCTGAAAGAGATCGGCCGTGCGGAATACGTTGCGGTGACCGACGACGAGGCGCTGGCTGCGTTTCACGACCTGTGTCGCTACGAAGGCATCATCCCTGCGCTCGAATCGTCGCATGCGCTCGCGTACGCAGCCAAGATTGCGCCGACATTGGCCAAAGATCGGATCCTTTTGGTGAACCTCTCAGGGCGTGGCGACAAAGACATGCATACCGTTGCCCAGCGTTCGGGGATCACGCTATGA
- a CDS encoding phosphoribosylanthranilate isomerase has translation MTTEGNRRIRVKICGLTRAIDVCAAVEAGADALGFVFYPASPRAVTVAQARALARDVPPFVSIVALFVDPSVAEVAAVLDALPMALLQFHGQETPEFCRQFHRPYLKAFPARSQAMLAQALVRYPDACGWLVDTPTVQHGGSGEPFDWTVLPPPEARTRPLVLAGGLTADNVAEAIARVRPWAVDVSSGVESEKGIKDRGKIEQFLAAVRKAENGLAASH, from the coding sequence GTGACCACAGAAGGTAACCGGCGGATCCGAGTCAAGATTTGTGGCCTGACGCGCGCGATCGACGTGTGCGCGGCGGTCGAGGCTGGTGCCGATGCGCTTGGGTTCGTCTTCTATCCCGCTAGTCCCCGTGCCGTGACGGTGGCGCAGGCACGCGCGCTTGCGCGTGACGTGCCGCCGTTCGTGAGTATCGTCGCGCTCTTTGTCGATCCATCGGTCGCCGAGGTCGCTGCGGTCTTGGACGCGCTCCCCATGGCGCTCCTACAGTTTCATGGGCAGGAAACGCCCGAATTTTGTCGCCAGTTCCACCGGCCGTACCTCAAAGCCTTTCCGGCTCGATCGCAAGCGATGCTCGCCCAAGCGCTCGTCCGCTACCCCGATGCGTGCGGCTGGCTCGTCGATACCCCGACGGTACAACACGGCGGTAGCGGTGAGCCGTTCGACTGGACGGTATTGCCGCCCCCTGAAGCGCGGACACGACCCCTTGTGCTTGCCGGTGGTTTGACCGCGGATAACGTTGCCGAAGCGATCGCACGCGTGCGCCCATGGGCCGTTGACGTCAGCAGCGGCGTCGAAAGCGAGAAAGGGATCAAAGATCGCGGTAAAATCGAACAGTTTCTCGCAGCGGTGCGCAAGGCTGAAAACGGCCTTGCCGCTTCTCATTGA
- the truA gene encoding tRNA pseudouridine(38-40) synthase TruA — MTEPQRWLLLVAYAGDRFHGWQSQPSGQTVQDHLERAIAAIAQHPVRVHCAGRTDAGVHALAQVVHFDTVVHRPASAWQRGVNAHLPPGIAVWHAQPVSRRFHARFGARARRYRYLLLVGAAPPAQWCGKVGWFHRPLDGEAMQRAAQYWVGTHDFSAFRAAQCQAKSPVRTVTAATVTAIPGGFAFDFEADGFLHHMVRNFVGTLVAIGKGYAPPEWAAELLTHRDRTRAAPTFMPDGLYFCGADYGAVPELPGGGRIIKVPHLAIDGEIAT, encoded by the coding sequence ATGACCGAGCCGCAACGGTGGTTGCTGTTGGTCGCATACGCGGGGGATCGGTTCCACGGGTGGCAAAGCCAACCGTCGGGACAAACGGTTCAGGACCATCTGGAACGTGCGATTGCTGCGATCGCCCAGCACCCGGTTCGTGTCCATTGCGCGGGGCGAACCGACGCCGGTGTCCATGCGCTCGCGCAGGTGGTCCATTTCGATACCGTCGTGCACCGCCCGGCAAGCGCGTGGCAGCGGGGAGTGAACGCACACCTCCCGCCGGGAATCGCGGTGTGGCACGCCCAGCCGGTATCGCGACGGTTTCACGCGCGTTTTGGCGCGCGGGCGCGGCGTTACCGCTACCTGCTTCTGGTGGGTGCGGCGCCACCGGCACAATGGTGCGGAAAAGTAGGATGGTTTCACCGCCCGCTCGACGGCGAAGCGATGCAACGGGCGGCGCAATACTGGGTGGGTACCCACGATTTCAGCGCCTTTCGTGCGGCGCAATGTCAGGCGAAATCGCCGGTTCGGACCGTCACCGCAGCAACGGTCACGGCAATTCCCGGCGGGTTCGCGTTCGACTTCGAAGCCGACGGCTTTTTGCATCATATGGTGCGCAATTTCGTCGGCACCCTGGTCGCGATCGGCAAAGGGTATGCGCCACCGGAATGGGCAGCGGAGCTGCTTACCCACCGTGATCGCACGCGCGCAGCGCCCACTTTCATGCCCGACGGGCTCTACTTCTGCGGCGCCGATTATGGCGCGGTGCCGGAACTTCCTGGCGGCGGGCGAATCATCAAAGTCCCGCACTTGGCGATCGACGGGGAGATAGCTACGTGA
- a CDS encoding FimV/HubP family polar landmark protein — protein sequence MAAPQHRMKKWLLAVTGGLALSPAFAASLGELTVASRLGEPLTAYVTVQADAAELRSMVVRLADEAAYRDAGITPSPLLPKLSARLIPRGAGWAVELKTREPVRDPFVNVLLDLRWNGGRILREYAILIDPPEYALPTQPVLPKAVAATRAVAEPNTQGHSKARTPADPFVPNTPGTRWVRPGDTLMKIARETQPRGVPLEVVLYALWQKNPEAFIGNDINRLQAGARLLLPTPDELTQVPVAEARSAVGAQLKGALAIHQQRVAEKPAVVAEKPAAAAKGSVVARASVIETESSAQAHDQVEVKPTQLVPPTEKGESETLNAAPSDSVPLEDWLALKGDLEEARERIAVLERQITQITQLLEVQNGLLAQLQQQAIAQQGTKATATPPAHSEAQGVEPAAISPRQSEPEKMAAAQPEAKGEASAPPQKTETEKPAVSDAAKTPPKAPADAPLPRSTEPSFLEFLLEQPALLAGAGGAVLLLVALLIMRQRKQREGDDHSPAAEAIGPATQSETQTAQGTQATQLKTLSTEPTPSRLSAASGQEVDTSASILGADFTQVAFNALQADEGIDPVTEAEVLLAYDRDQQAEEILLDALKETPDRPQIPLKLLEVYGKRGDRQQFDHYFDMVAALTGRSGKEWDRAVSLHERFFGPMPGAQSAPLAAATDAADQTDEETLRFDDVETPTEPQAALEGASDVGVEGAPESSPEPSTEAPLDFALDFDTAQSKEAVRRGETPEQSHEKNDTDVETQVDAVETARQPEAASEPELELDIDLDLDDLDFDLELESERKPQTESEPTPERPEGDAFGEMAESLEPQTETPSSDVPPNQPESAEPPKSLEAEEEITLPDLDLDAELETEQPMQPEGEPTSEAKSSAESTTDESMVTAPEDATVPDEPQSPVEEEQAEQPTSEAKEPATEPSVDLSVLPEVDLETVMQEEGEAPEAEIDDSRLQLALAYLDMEDFEGARELLEEVVRDGSPEAKAKAESLLAQLSG from the coding sequence GTGGCCGCACCACAACATCGCATGAAAAAATGGTTGCTTGCCGTGACAGGCGGTTTGGCGTTGTCGCCAGCCTTTGCTGCAAGTTTGGGCGAGTTGACGGTTGCTTCCCGCCTGGGCGAGCCCTTGACTGCGTATGTGACGGTGCAAGCCGACGCTGCCGAACTGCGTTCGATGGTGGTGCGGCTTGCGGACGAAGCGGCGTATCGCGACGCCGGAATCACACCGTCTCCGCTCCTACCGAAACTCTCTGCCCGACTGATTCCGCGCGGCGCGGGGTGGGCGGTCGAGCTCAAGACGCGCGAGCCAGTTCGTGATCCGTTCGTCAATGTCCTGCTCGATTTGCGTTGGAACGGAGGGCGGATCCTTCGTGAATACGCGATTTTGATCGACCCGCCCGAATACGCGCTGCCCACGCAACCCGTTTTGCCCAAAGCAGTTGCCGCAACCCGCGCGGTTGCCGAGCCGAACACCCAGGGGCATTCGAAGGCACGTACACCAGCGGATCCTTTCGTTCCGAACACACCCGGAACGCGGTGGGTGCGTCCGGGTGATACGTTGATGAAAATCGCTCGCGAAACGCAGCCGCGTGGTGTGCCACTCGAGGTTGTCCTCTATGCGCTGTGGCAGAAAAACCCGGAAGCATTCATCGGCAATGACATCAACCGACTCCAAGCAGGTGCGCGCCTTCTTCTCCCCACACCGGACGAACTGACCCAGGTACCGGTCGCCGAAGCGCGAAGCGCGGTCGGAGCGCAGCTCAAAGGTGCTTTGGCTATCCATCAACAGCGCGTTGCCGAAAAGCCTGCGGTCGTTGCCGAAAAACCCGCTGCCGCTGCGAAAGGTTCGGTCGTCGCCCGTGCGTCGGTCATTGAAACCGAGTCAAGCGCCCAAGCGCACGACCAGGTCGAGGTCAAACCCACTCAGCTGGTTCCGCCTACCGAAAAGGGAGAGAGCGAAACCCTGAACGCGGCACCCTCAGACTCTGTTCCTCTCGAAGACTGGCTGGCGCTGAAAGGGGATCTGGAAGAAGCGCGGGAGCGCATTGCTGTGCTCGAGCGGCAGATCACGCAGATTACCCAGTTGCTGGAAGTGCAAAATGGGCTTTTGGCCCAATTGCAGCAGCAGGCGATCGCGCAACAAGGAACGAAAGCGACCGCAACGCCACCCGCGCATTCCGAAGCGCAAGGTGTGGAACCGGCTGCGATTTCGCCGCGGCAAAGCGAGCCGGAAAAAATGGCCGCAGCTCAACCCGAAGCGAAAGGGGAAGCGTCGGCGCCGCCTCAGAAAACGGAAACGGAAAAGCCAGCAGTATCTGACGCAGCGAAAACACCTCCGAAAGCGCCGGCAGATGCTCCTCTGCCACGCTCGACCGAACCCAGTTTTCTCGAGTTCCTTCTCGAGCAACCGGCGCTGCTGGCAGGGGCGGGTGGCGCCGTACTGCTGTTGGTCGCGCTCCTCATCATGCGGCAACGCAAACAACGGGAAGGTGACGACCATTCTCCAGCCGCTGAGGCGATTGGCCCTGCGACGCAGTCGGAAACGCAGACTGCGCAGGGCACCCAAGCCACTCAGCTCAAGACCCTCAGCACCGAACCCACGCCGTCGCGGCTTTCGGCGGCTTCCGGGCAAGAGGTTGACACCTCCGCCAGTATTTTGGGGGCCGATTTCACGCAGGTCGCGTTCAACGCGCTGCAAGCGGACGAGGGGATCGACCCGGTGACGGAAGCTGAGGTGTTGCTTGCCTACGACCGCGACCAGCAGGCCGAAGAGATTCTGCTCGATGCGCTCAAAGAGACCCCGGATCGGCCGCAGATCCCGTTGAAATTGCTCGAGGTCTATGGCAAACGGGGTGACCGGCAACAGTTCGACCACTATTTCGATATGGTAGCAGCACTGACCGGGCGCAGTGGCAAAGAGTGGGATCGCGCAGTATCCCTGCATGAACGGTTCTTTGGCCCGATGCCGGGTGCGCAGAGCGCGCCACTTGCTGCCGCAACGGATGCCGCGGATCAAACCGACGAAGAGACGCTGCGCTTCGACGACGTGGAAACGCCTACTGAGCCGCAAGCCGCATTGGAAGGGGCGTCCGATGTGGGGGTTGAAGGAGCCCCAGAATCGTCACCAGAGCCGTCGACAGAAGCGCCGCTCGATTTTGCGCTCGACTTCGATACGGCGCAGAGCAAGGAAGCGGTACGTAGGGGCGAAACCCCGGAGCAAAGCCACGAGAAGAACGATACCGACGTAGAAACCCAAGTCGATGCCGTTGAGACAGCGCGTCAACCCGAAGCGGCATCGGAGCCGGAACTCGAGCTCGATATCGATCTTGATCTCGACGATCTCGATTTCGATCTCGAGCTCGAATCGGAACGGAAACCACAAACCGAATCCGAGCCCACACCGGAACGCCCGGAGGGCGACGCGTTTGGCGAAATGGCCGAATCGCTCGAACCGCAGACCGAAACGCCATCATCCGATGTGCCGCCCAACCAGCCCGAATCTGCTGAGCCTCCCAAGTCGCTCGAAGCGGAAGAGGAGATCACGCTTCCTGATCTCGACCTCGACGCCGAGCTCGAAACCGAACAGCCCATGCAACCGGAAGGCGAACCGACGTCGGAAGCGAAAAGTTCTGCCGAATCCACAACGGACGAATCCATGGTGACGGCGCCTGAGGACGCCACCGTGCCTGACGAACCGCAGTCGCCTGTTGAAGAAGAACAGGCAGAGCAACCCACCTCAGAAGCCAAAGAACCCGCAACGGAGCCCTCTGTAGACCTTTCGGTACTTCCCGAGGTCGACCTCGAAACGGTGATGCAAGAAGAGGGGGAAGCGCCAGAAGCCGAAATCGACGACAGCCGTCTTCAGCTTGCGCTAGCGTATCTCGATATGGAGGATTTCGAAGGGGCTCGCGAGTTGCTCGAAGAGGTTGTGCGTGATGGCAGCCCCGAAGCGAAAGCCAAAGCCGAGTCCCTGTTGGCACAGCTTTCGGGTTGA